Proteins from a single region of Nocardiopsis dassonvillei subsp. dassonvillei DSM 43111:
- a CDS encoding histidine phosphatase family protein: MSTGWGAPPDTAPTRLVLLRHGQTPLSVERRFAGRGDIPLTEDGHAQARAAARRLAPRPFDAVVSSPLRRTRDTAAHAAEALGLPVEIDEGFVETDFGDWEGMTFAEARAQAPVAVDRWLADPETAPPGGESFAAASRRVAAARRALVERHRGRTVLVVTHVTPIKALVQQALLAPLEALYRMHLDTACLTEVDVFADGPMVVRSLNDTAHLE; encoded by the coding sequence GTGAGCACCGGCTGGGGGGCACCGCCCGACACCGCGCCGACCCGGCTGGTCCTGCTGCGGCACGGGCAGACGCCGCTGTCGGTGGAGCGCCGTTTCGCGGGCCGGGGCGACATCCCGCTGACCGAGGACGGGCACGCGCAGGCCAGGGCGGCCGCGCGCCGCCTGGCCCCGCGGCCGTTCGACGCGGTGGTGTCCTCCCCGCTGCGCCGCACCAGGGACACCGCGGCCCACGCCGCCGAGGCGCTCGGGCTGCCGGTGGAGATCGACGAGGGGTTCGTCGAGACCGACTTCGGCGACTGGGAGGGGATGACGTTCGCCGAGGCGCGGGCGCAGGCCCCGGTCGCGGTGGACCGGTGGCTGGCCGACCCGGAGACGGCGCCGCCCGGCGGGGAGAGCTTCGCCGCGGCCTCCCGCAGGGTGGCCGCCGCCCGCCGGGCCCTGGTCGAGCGGCACCGGGGGCGCACCGTCCTGGTGGTCACCCACGTGACCCCCATCAAGGCGCTGGTGCAGCAGGCCCTGCTCGCCCCGCTGGAGGCGCTGTACCGGATGCACCTGGACACCGCGTGCCTGACCGAGGTGGACGTGTTCGCCGACGGGCCCATGGTGGTGCGCTCCCTCAACGACACCGCCCACCTGGAGTGA
- a CDS encoding SulP family inorganic anion transporter, with protein sequence MRNDAQGVTPERPPTASPGQRFDRHRGIAADVGASLVVFLVAVPLSLGIAVASGAPLIAGIIAAVVGGIVAGLVGGSVVQVSGPAAGLTIIVADLVMTYGWRVTCLITLLAGLVQLALGAFRIARAALAVSPAVVHGMLAGVGVTIALAQLHVVLGGEPQSSAVANIADLPHQIANNHTPAVAVGVITIAIMFTWNKLPSLGRLRPAVVPAALVAVATATLISTTSGWQVQTVVLPGSFADAWNGPMLPEAGQWDGIALSVAAVAMVASVESLLAAIAVDRMHSGRRVMLNRELCGQGAANTISGALGGLPVAGVIVRSTTNVRAGARSPLSTILHGVWILLFVALFAHVVELIPMPALAALLVFIGVQMVSIAHLRDLRRHHEASVYLVTLFGVVFLGLLEGVFIGFALAMIVSLRRLTKLTVTTEERDDRVHITVHGSLTFLGVPRLAHVLRTVPSGSRVDLDLHVDFMDHAAFEAIHAWRVDHERTGGSVDIDEVHEKWYTRSSTRSAPAAKTAPGGLARWWAPWEMRGDGDRGVNALGLLTAGAREYHASTTDRMRSVMSRLSHGQNPTALFVTCADSRVVPNLITASGPGDLFTVRNLGNLVPPREAPDNGSTGAAIEYAVNVLRVPSIVVCGHSHCGAMQALLEKAHLETDEQASHMRRWLSHGSESLARVGEESGALSGLPTAEALRRLAQANVEAQIGNLASYPVVRERVEAGELTLTGMYYDLETARVHLLDAERGEFVPVQGVQDVNDPVPHPRTDADHGDQLVEESSSGASSRPSC encoded by the coding sequence ATGCGCAACGACGCCCAGGGAGTCACGCCCGAGAGGCCGCCCACGGCCTCACCCGGGCAACGTTTCGACCGCCACAGGGGGATCGCCGCCGACGTCGGCGCCTCACTGGTGGTCTTCCTGGTCGCCGTCCCCCTGTCCCTGGGGATCGCCGTCGCCTCCGGCGCCCCCCTCATCGCCGGGATCATCGCCGCCGTGGTCGGCGGGATCGTCGCCGGACTCGTCGGCGGGTCCGTGGTCCAGGTCAGCGGCCCCGCCGCCGGCCTGACCATCATCGTCGCCGACCTGGTCATGACCTACGGATGGCGGGTGACCTGCCTGATCACCCTGCTGGCCGGGCTGGTCCAGCTCGCCCTCGGCGCCTTCCGCATCGCCCGGGCCGCCCTGGCCGTCTCCCCCGCCGTGGTGCACGGCATGCTCGCCGGGGTGGGCGTGACCATCGCCCTGGCCCAGCTGCACGTGGTCCTGGGCGGGGAACCGCAGAGCTCGGCGGTGGCCAACATCGCCGACCTGCCCCACCAGATCGCCAACAACCACACCCCGGCCGTCGCGGTCGGCGTCATCACCATCGCGATCATGTTCACCTGGAACAAGCTGCCCTCCCTCGGGCGGCTGCGGCCCGCCGTGGTGCCCGCCGCGCTGGTCGCCGTGGCCACCGCGACCCTCATCTCCACCACGAGCGGCTGGCAGGTGCAGACCGTCGTCCTGCCCGGCTCCTTCGCCGACGCCTGGAACGGCCCGATGCTGCCCGAGGCCGGGCAGTGGGACGGCATCGCCCTGAGCGTGGCCGCCGTGGCCATGGTCGCCAGCGTCGAGTCCCTGCTCGCCGCGATCGCCGTGGACCGCATGCACAGCGGCCGCCGGGTGATGCTCAACCGCGAGCTGTGCGGCCAGGGCGCGGCCAACACCATCAGCGGCGCCCTGGGCGGGCTGCCGGTGGCCGGTGTGATCGTGCGCAGCACCACCAACGTGCGCGCCGGGGCGCGCAGCCCGCTCTCGACCATCCTGCACGGCGTGTGGATCCTGCTGTTCGTCGCCCTGTTCGCGCACGTGGTCGAGCTGATCCCGATGCCCGCGCTCGCGGCGCTGCTGGTGTTCATCGGCGTGCAGATGGTCTCGATCGCCCACCTGCGCGACCTGCGCCGCCACCACGAGGCCAGCGTCTACCTGGTGACCCTGTTCGGCGTGGTGTTCCTGGGGCTCCTGGAGGGCGTGTTCATCGGCTTCGCGCTGGCCATGATCGTCTCCCTGCGCAGGCTCACCAAGCTGACCGTGACCACCGAGGAACGCGACGACCGGGTGCACATCACCGTGCACGGCTCGCTCACCTTCCTGGGCGTGCCCCGGCTCGCGCACGTGCTGCGCACCGTCCCCTCGGGCTCACGGGTCGACCTGGACCTGCACGTGGACTTCATGGACCACGCCGCCTTCGAGGCCATCCACGCCTGGCGGGTGGACCACGAGCGCACCGGCGGCAGCGTCGACATCGACGAGGTGCACGAGAAGTGGTACACGCGCAGTTCCACCCGGTCGGCGCCCGCCGCCAAGACCGCGCCCGGCGGCCTGGCCCGCTGGTGGGCCCCCTGGGAGATGCGCGGTGACGGCGACCGCGGGGTGAACGCGCTGGGCCTGCTGACGGCCGGCGCCCGCGAGTACCACGCCAGCACCACCGACCGGATGCGGTCGGTGATGAGCCGCCTGTCGCACGGCCAGAACCCGACCGCGCTGTTCGTCACCTGCGCCGACTCGCGCGTGGTGCCCAACCTCATCACCGCGAGCGGGCCCGGCGACCTGTTCACCGTGCGCAACCTCGGCAACCTGGTGCCGCCGCGGGAGGCCCCCGACAACGGTTCGACGGGCGCGGCGATCGAGTACGCGGTGAACGTGCTGCGGGTGCCCTCGATCGTGGTGTGCGGACACTCGCACTGCGGGGCGATGCAGGCCCTGCTGGAGAAGGCCCACCTGGAGACGGACGAACAGGCGTCGCACATGCGCCGCTGGCTGTCACACGGCTCGGAGAGCCTGGCGCGGGTGGGCGAGGAGTCGGGCGCCCTGTCGGGCCTGCCCACGGCTGAGGCGCTGCGCCGCCTGGCCCAGGCCAACGTGGAGGCGCAGATCGGCAACCTCGCGAGCTACCCGGTGGTCCGCGAACGGGTGGAGGCGGGCGAGCTGACGCTGACGGGGATGTACTACGACCTGGAGACGGCGAGGGTGCACCTCCTGGACGCCGAGAGGGGGGAGTTCGTCCCCGTGCAGGGCGTCCAGGACGTGAACGACCCCGTGCCCCACCCGAGGACGGATGCGGACCACGGGGATCAGCTGGTGGAGGAGTCCTCGTCGGGCGCGTCGTCGCGTCCGTCCTGCTGA
- a CDS encoding zinc ribbon domain-containing protein → MKAEPAAQARLLTLQDLDTDLQRLDHRARTLPEVAEAARLKERVDQIDSELITAQTGVSDVERQQRKAESDVDQVRTRADRDAKRLESGQITNAKELQNLQSEITSLGRRQAELEEIVLEVMERAEELNATVARLTAERERLVAEHTEVVARRDTAAAEIQWDRTRTTQDRERVAGEIPADLLALYDKMRAQYGGVGAAPLRYGRCGGCKLALSTVELNEIRAQAADEVVRCEDCRRILVRTEESGLGGRTEQ, encoded by the coding sequence GTGAAAGCCGAACCCGCCGCACAGGCCAGACTCCTCACCCTCCAGGACCTGGACACCGACCTCCAGCGCCTGGACCACCGGGCGCGCACCCTGCCCGAGGTCGCCGAGGCGGCCCGGCTCAAGGAGCGGGTCGACCAGATCGACAGCGAGCTGATCACCGCGCAGACCGGGGTCTCCGACGTCGAACGCCAGCAGCGCAAGGCCGAGAGCGACGTCGACCAGGTGCGCACGCGCGCCGACCGGGACGCCAAGCGCCTGGAGTCCGGGCAGATCACCAACGCCAAGGAACTCCAGAACCTCCAGTCGGAGATCACCTCGCTGGGCCGCCGCCAGGCCGAGCTGGAGGAGATCGTCCTGGAGGTGATGGAGCGCGCCGAGGAGCTCAACGCCACGGTGGCCCGCCTGACCGCCGAGCGCGAGCGCCTCGTGGCCGAGCACACCGAGGTCGTGGCCCGCCGCGACACCGCCGCCGCCGAGATCCAGTGGGACCGCACCCGGACCACCCAGGACCGCGAGCGCGTGGCCGGGGAGATCCCCGCCGACCTGCTCGCCCTCTACGACAAGATGCGCGCCCAGTACGGCGGTGTGGGCGCGGCGCCGCTGCGCTACGGCCGCTGCGGGGGCTGCAAGCTCGCGCTGAGCACCGTCGAGCTCAACGAGATCCGCGCCCAGGCCGCCGACGAGGTCGTGCGCTGCGAGGACTGCCGCCGCATCCTGGTCCGCACCGAGGAGTCGGGTCTGGGCGGCCGGACCGAGCAGTGA